The following DNA comes from Xiphophorus hellerii strain 12219 unplaced genomic scaffold, Xiphophorus_hellerii-4.1 PGA_scaffold_64__1_contigs__length_250000, whole genome shotgun sequence.
ctcttggctctgattggctggttttgACCTTGAGCATTTTTTTCAGgcggcaatagtagctcagggaggaagtgagggagtttgatcttttctgagattatttgtctcatgaTATAGTTTCCCGACATGGTGagacttttaacaaatatggacaaaaacatatttttgtaaacaataCAAACTGTAGCTTTAATAGTGACATATTTTACACTGTACGATTGAAGAAGCCAGGCTGTATGAATTGTTGCTGTGGCAGAGAAATCAGTCCAACAGTGTATGGACAGCAAGACGGAGATTAACGCTGTTATTATCAGAACTGGACACTGAAAATAGAGAGAGGCTGAAGGGAAAGGAGACGGCAATGTTTTTTGTCCAAGTGTCTGGAGCCACTTCTACAGTGTTTGTACACACAGGCTGCCGTCATACATCATTAAAACATTCTTGATGCAAGTGAACGTAGTGCATGCCTGATGCCCATTCACTGCACTGTATGAGCTTGTGTGACAGGGTTATGATATGAGGTTGTGTTAGTTGGTCAAGTCCACAATCAGCGACTGTATGTGCCCAGAAAAATGAGGTCAGCTATAGCTGCCATCTCCCAGCTGTCATCCGGCAATAGGCGGGATACACCCTCGACAGATCGGCAGTACGTCACAGGGACAGGAGGAACCCACAGGGCTCACATGTTCTCTCAATCACTGTAAAGTAACTATTCACCCAACAGGTTCTAAATCAAAATACTAGTACAAAATTCTCCACTTCCATCACCACGTCAAAACTTTAACCCCACTGAGGATGCTTGAGAAGTAATGGAGATTTGTGTTGATTACGTGACACTGACTTACAAGcaacaacagttttttttgtgctaaaatataaatagaaatctGCAAGTGACAGGAATTGAACAATTTTCAGTTTCACTGCCCCTGATGAGAAGTATACTTCTGTATGAGTCCTTCTCAGGCCACGCATATTGAGCCCTTTTCCACTTGTGAAAAAAGGATTAAATTTGATACTTAACTCTGATCCATTCCACTATCACTAGCCTTCAAAATGAACTActtttaaacatatatatatatatatatatatatatatatatatacatatacagtacagaccaaaagtttggacacacctttctaattcaatgggttttctttattttcatgactatgtataaggcaagaaatcccacttattaacctgacaggttaataagtgggtgCTTTCATAGGTGTGCTttgcacacctatgaagtgaaaaccatttcaggtgactacctcttgaagctcatcaagaaaatgcagagtgtgtgcaaagcagtaatcacagcaaaaggttgctaccttgaagaaactagaatataaggggtattttcagttgttttacacttttttgttcagtgcatatttccacatgtgttattcatagttttgatgccttcagtgtgaatctacaatgtcaatagtcatgaaaataaaggaaactcattgaattaaaaggtgtgtctaaatttttggtctgtactgtatatatatgccAACTGGTAAAAAAGGCCATACATCGCTGGCAATACTtcaaatttcattgtttttcaagcatttttacaGCACTAAAAATGGAACCTAGTATTGTAAACTCTCTCCCACCCTCCTTCTGAGGAGGTTTCCTGTCTGAAAGCTACAAAGTGACAAATTATATATTGCTGTCTCTTATTAACATTGATAGTAttactaaaattaaaagtataaaagtatACTAATATTAAGAATGCAAGaagttgatattttaaaaagctgaatattacCGTTATTATATTAGTATCGGTAGCTTGAATCTTTAACAAAACTAGAAATCGCCGAATAAACTTTGATGAGTAGCCatccagaaaataaatgttcatcaTTGATGAGAGCTAAATGTGAAACATCTGGTTTATGCACATGTAATAGTAAaaatttgtgaaagaaaaaaatatatataatatataattatatttataataaatataattatatatatatatatatattatcgTGTTTCTAACTGTTGGACAAAATTGATTTACTCAGTCAGTCTAAGAGTTAAGGACCTTTTAGATATCCATTATTCAGGCTAAGTTAAGTCCTTTTTACATTAAAAGAACCTCAAACACACAACAACAGCTCACAAAACAAGACCATGTTATATtcatgagaaagaaaaagatgtgattttAGCAATATAAGAAAACTAAGAACTTTTGAGAAAACTAAGAATCttggttctttattttttacaaacagaataaaaatgttgtaacaTGAATTTCATAACAAAGTAGTTCTGTTCTGATTATTGAGTTCAGGTTCAAGTCTAAGTACTTTTGGTTTTGAACttgatttgttaaaataaagtcaagagtgattaaaaacaaaatagtcacttcatttgcagctgatgggaAGTAGATATTAACTTTATTGGCAACTAATATTAGCAAACTGTggtattttctgtttataaatCCTTTGTAGTTATCAATCAATCTGTCAGTGTTTATCTTTTTTACTTCACATACCCAAAAAATTGGTTAAATAAGCCACTGAAAGAAGATCGAGGCTTTATTGATGCGTCTGCAACAGAGTGCTTTCAGCAAATCAGGCAAGCAGTAAAGTTTCTTAACACAACAGGGAACCTAAGGAACTACTTTCTTTCTAACATCAAAATAAGAGTTTCAACATGGAGAGGTGAGTGCTATAAGCTTGCAACAAAGAGATTCCAAGCTTAGAGAACTTACCTTCACATCTGTGACTCATAATTAAAGAATGTCCTTATACATATGTATAAGAAAGATATGACACAACCATGCTGACAAAAGGAATTGTGGCATTTCATTATTCTGAAATCTCCTGCCATGTGCACAGCTGTATCACTCAAAATTATCtgatatttacacatttatcaAGTTTGTCATGAGGGGCCAACTCGGCACATCAGGCCTGGATAACTAACCTTTTAGCCTGCAAACACAAGACTAAGCTGTCCGTCCCAATCAACATCAGACAGAGATCGTAGCAAGGCCATTAGCTGTTTGCAGCATAGATTCGGTTGGGTCAATTAGACCAGCGGCCTCTCTATTGGTTTATGTTCACACAGTGTTTCATGTCTATCAATTTATTATGCAATGCAAAGTGACACCATTTATCCACAAAAGTTTGTTTCCTTTGAGATGAAACATCTGCCACCACGGCCAGGGTTAGTTAGACCACAGAGTGTGAGGCAGCAGACAGGAAGTATATGGAGGGCCATTTAGATGAGCAGGAGTGTCACAGGAGAGAAGGACAGTGGCAAGCAGAAGAGGGGGGTGCAGTGTGCCACACTGACACCTGGTGCTCCAGATGACAGCTCTGCAGCCAGATGGACCTTATTATACGCACACTCATATACAAACATACCCACACATGTATACTGACATTCAAACACATACTGTACACATATCCACAATTACTGCCAATCTTattccacaaactcacacattatttttattcaaatttctgTTGCCACAGTAGGCAAAACAAGAGTTAGATTGGATCAGACTAAAATGGACCCGCTTGAGGGAATATAATGTTCCGCAGATCGCTTTGAATAATACAGTTAGGCATGGCGCTTGTGTGGTCATAGTGGGCAGATTAAAGAGACCCCATAGTGTTTGTTTACACTGAACATACCCTCCGTTCTCCTCACCACCTGTCATTTCCTTGCTCCAGAAGCTTCGGCCCACGATATACACCCCCACTTTGCTAATTTTCTTTTAGGGGGAAGACTATTCAAGAGTcctatttgtatttttaaatagcAGTTTACTTCTCAACCTCAGACTTTTTCAGATCATTTGTATCCCCCTCTATATGATTGAATTGTTGTGTCTTACTTGGAGGCCAAGGTTGGTGCATTCAAATTTTGTCTCTGTCGCTCTGAATCAAACCCATTCAAGCAGTTGTTTTCACCTCACTAAGCAATAGTACATCTTAACCACCACTGTCTTACCTCCAGTGCAGCAGAGGGTTTCTTCTTCAGCTCCTCACATTTGCGAAACTTGCAGATCTGGTGGCCTGTTTTCTGTTCCGGCAGCTGCTGCACTGCTCGCAGTTAATCCGCCGTCGGCAAGGCGGACACATGCCGCAGCGTTTCCGTTTCTTTTTGCCGGAGTTGATAGCAGAGGCCAGCTCGCTCTGTGCCGGGTATTCGGTCAAGCCAGCCATGTGAAGCGCGCTGTCCGCCAGAAAGACTCCAGCCGGTGTCATGATGAAAAGGCCCGGATTGAAGGGGAAGCCGCTCCCTACTCCATATGGGAAGTCAACGGGACCACCTACGGCGTCCGTGACAGACGTACCCTCCAAGTCGCTAGCCCCCGAGCCTGCGTCTCCGCCGCCAACTCCCACTCCCATGCCCCCAGGCAAGAGCATGTGCTCCATACCGGCTCGCTTTAGCAGCGCTGCTGCCTGGGCAAAGTGCAGCAGGCCATTTTGTCCCTCCAGAACCTGTTCTAAGGTTCTGTCCAACTTGGCTGCTGTTAGTGTGGAGACAGTGGCTTGGGGAGCTGGGGGCGGTTGATGTTTGGCCGAGTGGCTCTTCGTTGAGCTATTGTCCGTGTGTCCATTGGTGGTGGCAGAGGAGACCGCTGTATATTGAGATAGGGTACGCGAGTTCTTAAGGCTCTTGCTGAGGGGCTCGCTGATGATGCCACTCCGATTCCTGCGCTCTATGACAGGAGAGTCCTGTTTGCAGCTACTCCGCTCCAGGTCCTCTGTTTGGGGTTCCTCCGACAGCCCACTAGACATGGTCCGGTGCGTACGTGCCTGGGTCGGGGGTGAGGGTGGAAAGGGGAGAGGGGTGAGCAATGAAGGACTTTTACTCTGCCCGTTATTTGCCCTGGTGAGAGTGTTGCTTGGTGTTAGTGGACCAGTCAGCCAGTCAGAAAGAGACAGGCACCAAAGCCTTCCTCCTCCTTAGAAGCGCGGCCCTCATCCACGTTCTTCCATTGGCTTTCAGGAACCTTTACAGGGAGAGAAGAGAAAGGGGTTTATTATTTAAGGTTCTCAAGATGTTTCCATTCAATATTTCCAAACTTCTGCCAacttaattttctacatttttatgattttttttttgttttgttttacggagatcaaaatacatttatgtattAACTTATAAGTTATGCATTGTTGTGTTTCATTATCTGTGCTGAAACTGACTTTCCGTTCATGAGTGCGGgccatttcacaattttttgaCTACTCAGATCAATTATAATGTATAGAACATTGAAATATATAAACTACGTTGTCCTGGATTGCAAACAGACCATTTAAATCATAGTTTGTGATCAGTTCAAACTATGATTTAGTTTGAACTGATTTgggaatttgttttaaattcccAAACCAAAAATAGAAATCAGAATTTGTTTGGCATCACTTCAAGATCCATGGATTCAATTTAAACCTAGAACTAAAATGACATGGAGGgcaaaaaagctgattttagaATGAGTGTTTGTCTTATCTTGCTTGTTATTTTGTCCATCAAACTAAAGACCATCATCTAAGTAAATTTAAGTAAAAGAAGCTCTTTACTTTTACAGaaatttggatttttctaatttgtagatataattaaaaaagttaaaagttcgGAATCACAAACTTGTTTGGCActcaattttaatttttccacattcatCCAGgcttgaaaattatttaatcaaatttaatatttttgtgtagGAACCCTGTTTTATGGAGAGTCACCAAGAAATTGTCCTGTGTCTGAAATAGGACGATTCTCATCTCTGCCGTTGAGCAAACCAAACCAATAATTGCATaaaatgaacacagagcatgctcagaGATGTAAGAAGCTGCTGAAAGAGGAATAGTTTTCTGTGACACATAAAAATACTGGATGTCTTCATTTCATTCACACTGCAACAATCTAAGAAAGAGCAAGACAACAAGCAGATAACGAGAAGACTGAATGGAGTAGAGTAAAATTGCTCTGTTCTGAGATTCAAACTCTTTCTGTCGTGGGTCATGCTAGATTTAGAAATGGTGACAGCGTTTCAGAAATCTCAGACTTAAGTGAAAGATCTACATTCTTGAAGCATTATTAGCCGTGCTAGTTACTAATATAAGATACAAAAAGTCCGTTAAAATGATCAATTACCACTTCACAATCAGATATTTTTGATTGTGAACAAAAATTGATCAGTTCACCTATCCACTTTCCATCTTCTGTTGCACCGCTCATTTGACCACATATGTGGCTTCTAGAAACATTAAAGCATTTACTATACACTCAGATTCAGCTCTGCTTTTGGTCTCGTTTGCTCTTGTCAGCCAATCGCATTAAGGGTGTATATAGTGTGTCATCTGCTGAGCGAGTGggacacaaacattttagagcGTTTTGgtttaaaagctgctctgtgtggctgaaaagcaacaaaaccagAAGGGTGAGAATAAGCTGAAAACTGTAAATCTGACAGCAAATGAgtacaaaactaaattattccACAAGTGAGGTCCCCAAATCAATCACCTTATCACATCTCTCTGAACTAGAATTtagtataaaacattttaatacagattTGATGTAACGTTTGCTATTCATTAGAGaatttgtgcagaaaaaaacatggttaCCTGTGGATGAGTTTCATTAGGAGCATTGAAAACTCTCGCCCAACTGTAGAAGTATTTGATGAAAAGTCTGACCAAGAACAACAGCTTTTACAACACCTCTAATTCTTTTCTTACCAAATCAATCCATTAATCAAACCTTACACACTCCTGCTTGATGAGGCAACACCTGCTCCCCTGCAGATTCTCTGATTGGCTTGCAAGGAAATTACAAGGCGGGGAGCCAAGTCCCTGCTACTTCAATATAATACAATCTAATGAATTAATTTGTAGCGAGGACAATAATCTTCCTGATAAATGACTTCCTATCACAAGCAAGGCAGTGCTCGCAATGTATTCCAAAAcagtctgtttttgtctttatctaGCAGGAAATATTGGCTGCACCAATCAAAAGTTCATGTCCAAACTTTCTACTGCTGCCGCAGCTCTTTTTTCATAAACAACACCGATTCTTtatcagatttaatttttaggatgttttcacCAGCATTTCATAACACAGAGAACAAATAATTTACAAGGTTCTTCTTAATATTGATACATACAGATCatgaatgaatataaatgtCAAGTAGACTTCAAATTTAGCAACGTGTTAAAGGGCTATTTCACAACTTCTGTAGAAAATATGGAACAACTTATAACAggtatgttttaaaatttatcaaaatttaaatttaaaatgtatcatgTGTAGCCTTCAAATCACATCAAATTTCCACTGCATCATCCTTTCATAAATACATATTACATAGAAAGAGTTTGTGATTTAtgaatcttttcttttgttcatgAAAACAACAGGTCAATTTAAACAGATATATTAAAAATGGCCTTAGAAGCTGAAAGAAAGTTCCAAAatagcttttttattattgttgaatGACTTTCCATTTATCTGTGGGTTCTGTCAATAACTCAAGAACATAAAAGCTTCAAGgctttgataaaaatgtatgttttggtGTGGAAAATCAAAGCTAATgacattagcaaaaaaaaaacaaacattttattattcaaatattttgaattgtattttaaaacgtaattattttaatgtctaACTAATTGCATACTCGTTTTactttttcatactttcatacaaacctgataaataaaaattccaGATTTTCAAGATTGTGCAGATTATCCACTTTTCActgacaaacatttctgtttgtcattatcttttacttttagaaaaaaaaaaagtttgtcctCTTGAAATTCACATTTATCTATTAAAATTTCCCATGTAAACAATGTAAAGTGGTATTTATTTATAACGAGTTTTACTTGTGACACTCCAGAGCAATGAAATACTTTATTATATAatgatgctattttttttttgacctgtCCAGGTTAACAAACAAGCGCACCACCTTTCATGAAACGTTGAGGAAATGGCCGGGCAAATCCTTATAAGGGAAACAAAGGCAAAGAGAGGGGCGGAGGATGGAGGGTCGGGGGGGGGGGTGTCTGTGCTGTGTGTGGAAATTGGAAGGCCAGAATTAGTGGGAGGTAAAGCTTCAAAGGCTAAAGCACAGCCCCCACATTTTCACCAGCTCAGGGGGATGCGGCGCCAAAGAACCAGAGCCAGCTCTGCAGCCCTTCAACCCCGTAGTTTCAGTTTCCCCGGTGCTGCACCGACCCGGGTCTGGTTTCCCGACAGCATCCCCTCCTACCAGAATCTCTGCTCGGCTGCGAGTAAAGAGTGCTGAATTAGTGAATTTCATGTTTCATATAGTCTCTGGAGAAGGCTTTGTATgtgactaaaaaataaataaaatccctcTAAACTATATCTTCAGtcaacatttaattgttttagtgATGGTTTAATTAAGTGAATACATgacaagtttttcttttgtaaaaaaaaaaaagcacttgcAAACCTTTGCAACCTATAATAACAGTAAATTGCTATAATTTGACCATTTAACACACATCATTTAACACTAATTAGCAATTACCTTATAATATTTTAGCATTCGATTCAACTTGCAAGGTAACTGCTATGAGGCACTTTCAATATATTTTGGATTGATTTATCATAATATTTAACCAATTAGCAGTACAAATATGTGTAAACTAATGGAATGAGTTTTACATTTAATctcattttatgtaaatgtttttcttttcaaaaaacatttgaaaaaaatagttttttttttagtttatatttgaaataatggAGTTAATACGGTCTTGATATTGTCATCACCTGAACtattttgaaaatgctttcTTCTCGTCGCTCtgaattagcattttttttacattaagaaaccatgttctaaatttagatttaaaaccGATCATGTCAATTTAAATGGGAAACATAATGCAGAGAACGCTACAAATTAAAACGTAATGAACAAAACATAGTCTAGTGCAGGGGTGGGCAACCCTGGTCCtaaagggccggtgtcctgcaactcttag
Coding sequences within:
- the LOC116716533 gene encoding CXXC-type zinc finger protein 5-like, translating into MSSGLSEEPQTEDLERSSCKQDSPVIERRNRSGIISEPLSKSLKNSRTLSQYTAVSSATTNGHTDNSSTKSHSAKHQPPPAPQATVSTLTAAKLDRTLEQVLEGQNGLLHFAQAAALLKRAGMEHMLLPGGMGVGVGGGDAGSGASDLEGTSVTDAVGGPVDFPYGVGSGFPFNPGLFIMTPAGVFLADSALHMAGLTEYPAQSELASAINSGKKKRKRCGMCPPCRRRINCEQCSSCRNRKQATRSASFANVRS